A genome region from Procambarus clarkii isolate CNS0578487 chromosome 78, FALCON_Pclarkii_2.0, whole genome shotgun sequence includes the following:
- the LOC138357518 gene encoding uncharacterized protein — MSIKDKALLRFRVANDKDFVKKRSLVEVGELVCQESTAHGIGHTWNNRRNPLGVFWFLVTAALFIFLLVVAVRLVRDFIQRDVQSQASDSPVCRRGVTVSWLEIC; from the exons ATGTCCATTAAGGACAAGGCTCTTCTACGATTCCGAGTAGCAAACGACAAG GACTTCGTTAAGAAGCGGtccctggtggaggtgggggagtTAGTGTGCCAGGagtccaccgcccacgggatcggCCACACTTGGAACAACCGCAGGAACCCGCTCGGCGTCTTCTGGTTCCTGGTCACCGCCGCCCTCTTCATCTTCCTGCTCGTCGTAGCTGTGAGACTCGTGCGGGACTTCATCCAGAGGGACGTCCAGTCACAggcgagtgattctccagtatgcagacgaggagtcacagtatCGTGGctggaaatatgttga
- the LOC138357519 gene encoding uncharacterized protein, translating into MVSKGGGAAVGVGAGAAVDVGAGAAVGVGAGAAVGVGAGAAVDVGAGAAVDVGAGAAVDVGAGAAVGVGAAAAVDVGAGAAVDVGAGAAVDVGAGAAVDVGAGAAVGVGAAAAVDVGAGAAVDVGAGAAVDVGAGAAVDVGGGAAVGVGGGAAVGLGAAAAVGVGAWAAVGVDARAATRTHMGQSPPVDQASLSLVVNTINNIYNMSTRY; encoded by the exons atggtaagtaAG GGCGGGGGAGCAGCTGTGGGCGTGGGTGCTGGCGCAGCTGTGGACGTGGGTGCTGGCGCAGCTGTGGGCGTGGGTGCTGGCGCAGCTGTGGGCGTGGGTGCTGGCGCAGCTGTGGACGTGGGTGCTGGCGCAGCTGTGGACGTGGGTGCTGGCGCAGCTGTGGACGTGGGTGCTGGCGCAGCTGTGGGCGTGGGTGCTGCCGCAGCTGTGGACGTGGGTGCTGGCGCAGCTGTGGACGTGGGTGCTGGCGCAGCTGTGGACGTGGGTGCTGGCGCAGCTGTGGACGTGGGTGCTGGCGCAGCTGTGGGCGTGGGTGCTGCCGCAGCTGTGGACGTGGGTGCTGGCGCAGCTGTGGACGTGGGTGCTGGCGCAGCTGTGGACGTGGGTGCTGGCGCAGCTGTGGACGTGGGTGGTGGCGCAgctgtgggcgtgggtggtggcgcAGCTGTGGGCTTGGGTGCTGCCGCAGCTGTGGGCGTGGGTGCTTGGGCAGCTGTGGGCGTAGATGCTCGGGCAGCTACGCGTACACACATGGGCCAGAGTCCACCTGTAGATCAAGCAAGCCTCAGTCTGGTTGTAAACActattaataatatttataacATGTCCACCAGATAttaa